The Anomalospiza imberbis isolate Cuckoo-Finch-1a 21T00152 chromosome Z, ASM3175350v1, whole genome shotgun sequence genomic interval CTGCGGGAGTCTGATGAGAAACTGGCATCCACAGATTAGAATGGCAAGAAAAGAATTCAAAGTTCAGTCAAGCCACATTAAATGCACTAtgctgcagcaggaaggtgTCTGAGTGGGGGGGAAAGCAAACCAGAAAAGTTCACAACTAAAAAGTACCAAGAGAAAGCCATCACCTCCTTCCAAACACCTGCAAATCTGCAGCAGGTTCAGTTTTGGGAACTACAGAATACTGACAATACTTTTTTTTGTGGTCAGAGCTGTGTCCATGTCACCCCATGAGCCTGAAGCCTCATGAAACCTTTAGGGCAATGCCCAAGCccctgctcagagctggtgCTACAGAGAACCTGGGAACAGCAGCTCTTCAGAACTGCCCAGCCTGGGAGAAAAGCCACAGAAAATCCTCACTGAAGTTAAAAGATTCTGCAGCGTGGATTATGGTGAGACAGGATACCCACTGCTATGAACTGTCCCATCTCATTATTCCGAGCAGTAAAAAAAGTTCAGCCCAATCCCTGTTCTGAAACGTGATTTTCCCCACCCTCTGACCTTATACATTATGACAATTAAGTGTTTAATTTAATGGCAATGCACTGCAATTAGAAGAGGTCCTCAGTACACACCAGCTGTCAAAAGCTCTTCAGGAGTTTCACAAAACACACAGCCCAAGGCCTTGGGGTTTAAGATTTTATTTAGAGACATCCAGCACAGGTTGCAGCTATCATATCCCCATTGAACGATGCTGTGCAGAAGACTTCAACtctgcaagaaaaagaaattaaaggaatttAAGAGCCCTGTCATAAACATGTATTTCTATCAGAACTTTGGATTTATTTGAGGACTTTGCTTCATCCACTGTCTGGTTTTGCATCAGAGGCCTCGACTTGCATGAAACCACACAGTTATAAATGCTCAACTTGAATACAAACCTGCTGATCTTGGTTTTCCCCTCAGTCAAGGGTGGAATAAACATCAAACTGGCAAAGGAATTACATAATTTGTTCCAATTATGAGATTCCAATGAAGACACTTAGTTCCTTTCAAGAACTACCTGGGTCACTGAAGCTTCTGAAAAATGTTTAGTTTCTCAGATTACAGACAACACCAGGTACTTCCAAAGTGGGATCACCTTAAGACAAAATGAAGTGGGCTTTCAACTGGAACTGGCATGGTTGCACAGTCTGAGGCTTTCTTTGTAAGGATCATCAGCAAGCACCAATTAATTTCTGTTCATGACTTTACCTTAACTGGACAGTAACCTGTGGATGATGTCGATGGTGAGATTGTTTTGACACAGgttcaagaaaatgtaattttcccCTGAGCTTTTTCTGGCACATCAGAAAGCGTTTACAGCATCACAGTTTCTCATCCTGTTCTGTCACATCACACGTGCCAGTGACTCCcacaccagctgcagcttttccccTCCTCGGGGGAGGAAGCAGACATGGTTTTGGtcacagccaggagctgcaggcagagaggaGTGGCCTCTGGGGAGGCAAAGGTCACAAACCACCgagtgcagcagctctgtgacaCAAACTTCCACTGTTTCAGTCTGCAACTGCGCAACACAACACTTCAGCACCTGGGCTAAAGGCTGAGAACTCCACAACTCTGCCCAGTTCAGGCTCAATAAATTCCAGTGTGCAATGAAATCCAACAAAAGCAGTTACCCAGctggtgcagctgcagcccgTCCTCCTCATTTCTTCAGGAGCTGGTGTCTGACTATCATGAAAGGGGCACCAAATCCACTCCCAAAGAACACGCACATCATCGCGAGCAGCCGCCACTTGTTGTCCACAGAGAAGGGCAGGTtctagagggaaaaaaagggaattttgccTTTGCAGTCAAAGCACTAATTCCCTTCTAACCCATTTAGAAGTGCTAAGAACCtcagaacaaaacaaataagCAGTTTCAGATCATTTTC includes:
- the COX7C gene encoding cytochrome c oxidase subunit 7C, mitochondrial, with the translated sequence MLSAGVRRFATSAIRRSHYEEGPGKNLPFSVDNKWRLLAMMCVFFGSGFGAPFMIVRHQLLKK